Proteins co-encoded in one Campylobacter concisus genomic window:
- a CDS encoding DUF799 domain-containing protein, with the protein MKNSLKFIAFVFLAVFFTGCSIKEPEPYDYSEFLQKKPHSILVLMPTNDSTEISGPVAVLANAVAPLSEAGYYVFPVALVNDTFKLNGITEPSEIAAVPLNKLDKIFHADSVLYINIKDYGTSYAVISSSTKVVLEAKLIDIKSGATLWQGSAMAAEDSSSGQSSLLGMLVSAVISQVANTISDRSYDLAVMADAYLFSRDCHNCILYGPYSPYYGKDAQLHKDR; encoded by the coding sequence ATGAAAAATAGCCTTAAATTTATAGCCTTTGTATTTTTAGCAGTATTTTTTACGGGCTGCTCTATAAAAGAGCCTGAACCATACGACTACTCAGAATTTTTACAAAAAAAACCTCACTCTATCTTAGTACTTATGCCAACAAACGATAGCACAGAAATTTCAGGTCCAGTAGCAGTTTTAGCAAATGCAGTCGCACCACTAAGTGAAGCAGGATACTATGTATTTCCAGTAGCTCTTGTAAATGATACCTTTAAGCTAAATGGCATAACCGAGCCAAGCGAGATCGCGGCAGTGCCACTAAATAAGCTTGATAAAATTTTCCATGCTGATAGTGTGCTCTACATAAACATAAAAGATTATGGTACGAGCTATGCAGTCATCTCAAGCTCAACAAAGGTCGTCCTTGAAGCAAAGCTTATCGATATAAAAAGCGGCGCTACTCTTTGGCAAGGCAGTGCTATGGCAGCAGAAGATAGCAGCAGCGGTCAAAGTAGCCTACTTGGCATGTTAGTCTCAGCCGTCATCTCACAGGTGGCAAATACCATCTCAGATAGATCATACGATCTAGCAGTGATGGCAGATGCTTATTTATTTTCAAGAGATTGCCATAACTGCATACTTTATGGACCATATTCGCCGTATTATGGCAAAGATGCACAGCTTCATAAAGATAGATAA
- a CDS encoding DUF4810 domain-containing protein, with the protein MASKIRLAGLALFALFLAGCGHSNGPRSLYYWDGSYSSSLYSYLNEEGDTNEQISRLENLVQISTQKGYRIAPGVYAHLGLLYLNNGNLGAANANFDKEVENFPESREYINFIKGSKNLTPKKVEQKEGANNEK; encoded by the coding sequence ATGGCAAGTAAAATAAGGCTTGCCGGCCTCGCGCTTTTTGCGCTATTTTTAGCGGGTTGCGGTCATTCAAACGGTCCAAGATCACTTTATTATTGGGACGGATCATATAGTAGCTCGCTATATAGCTACCTAAATGAAGAGGGCGATACAAACGAGCAAATTTCGCGCTTAGAAAATCTGGTGCAGATCTCAACACAAAAGGGCTACAGGATCGCTCCTGGCGTATACGCACACCTTGGACTTTTGTATCTAAATAATGGAAATTTAGGCGCTGCAAATGCAAATTTTGACAAAGAAGTAGAGAATTTCCCAGAGTCAAGGGAATATATAAATTTCATTAAAGGCTCTAAAAATTTAACTCCAAAAAAAGTAGAGCAAAAAGAGGGGGCAAATAATGAAAAATAG
- a CDS encoding CsgG/HfaB family protein encodes MKNVFKVGAVLLTAALFAGCASESSRVVETPKVASYGTVYNGQKISVSIGRFNNQSAYQNGVFADGEDRLGNQAQSILITNLQQSGRFLVLDRSNMKVIKQESELSKTTQNLKGARYVITGDVTEFGRKTTGDHQLFGILGKGKQQTAYSKVNLNIVDTKTAEVVYSVSGAGEYTLSNREIIGFGGTAGYDSTLNGKVLSLAIIEAVNNLVNGIESGAWQVK; translated from the coding sequence ATGAAAAATGTATTTAAAGTTGGTGCAGTTTTGCTTACGGCAGCTCTTTTTGCTGGATGTGCGAGTGAGAGCTCAAGAGTTGTCGAGACTCCAAAAGTAGCAAGCTACGGCACAGTTTACAATGGTCAAAAAATTTCAGTTTCGATAGGTCGATTTAATAATCAATCAGCTTACCAAAATGGTGTATTTGCTGATGGCGAGGATAGGCTTGGTAACCAAGCTCAAAGCATTTTGATCACAAATTTACAGCAAAGTGGTAGATTTTTGGTGCTTGATAGATCAAATATGAAAGTGATCAAACAAGAGAGCGAGCTAAGTAAAACCACTCAAAATCTAAAAGGCGCAAGATACGTGATAACTGGTGATGTGACCGAGTTTGGACGAAAAACTACGGGTGATCATCAGCTATTTGGCATACTTGGCAAAGGTAAGCAACAAACTGCCTATTCAAAGGTAAATTTAAATATCGTTGATACCAAAACGGCTGAGGTTGTCTATTCAGTTAGCGGCGCTGGCGAATACACCCTTTCAAACAGAGAGATCATCGGTTTTGGTGGCACAGCAGGATACGACTCTACGCTAAATGGCAAGGTTTTAAGTCTAGCTATTATTGAAGCAGTAAATAATCTAGTAAATGGCATAGAAAGTGGAGCATGGCAAGTAAAATAA
- a CDS encoding MATE family efflux transporter: MVNKIKDQNTKFFSNADLAKLFFPIAVEQFLEYSLGLANSLMAASVSESAVSAISLVEFVMALFISIFTAIATGGSVVASQYLGNKQSGNAKITANQLVWFSFFFALFIAAVIIVLKDIILDYVFGDIGEQVRHDASHYLVFSAFSAPFLAVYAAAAAIFRTMSNAKLPMYIMAAANLLNVLLTAISIYTFHTGILGIAISTLIAKMLACFVIVYLLLDIRLKLHIRKSFIYKFDYEIIKKILNIGVPYGFENSMFYVGRIIVLSLVSLFGTASIAANAVGGTIVMFQVLPGMAIGTGLSVVISRCVGANDFAQAKFYVKKSMISIYIVQLFSTAVILLLLEPLLLVYNLSSEAINLTRQIVWYHGIAMCLIWPLAYTYPTVFRAAGDAKYPMIVNLVCMFACRVILAYIFALTFDLGMIGTWFAMFADWAVKAVLFTIRYLKGTWMKFKAI, from the coding sequence ATGGTAAACAAAATCAAAGATCAAAATACAAAATTTTTCTCAAATGCCGACCTTGCAAAGCTATTTTTCCCTATTGCAGTTGAGCAGTTTTTAGAGTATAGCTTGGGGCTTGCAAACTCGCTAATGGCAGCAAGTGTTAGTGAAAGCGCTGTAAGTGCGATTAGTCTTGTGGAATTTGTCATGGCGCTATTTATTAGCATATTTACTGCTATCGCTACTGGCGGCTCAGTGGTTGCTAGCCAGTATCTAGGTAATAAACAAAGTGGCAATGCCAAAATCACAGCAAATCAGCTCGTCTGGTTTAGTTTTTTCTTTGCCCTTTTTATCGCAGCGGTCATCATAGTTTTAAAAGATATCATCTTGGATTATGTATTTGGCGATATCGGCGAGCAAGTGAGGCATGATGCTAGCCACTATCTCGTTTTCTCGGCCTTTTCCGCGCCATTTTTGGCTGTCTATGCAGCAGCTGCGGCGATCTTTCGCACAATGTCAAATGCCAAGCTTCCTATGTATATTATGGCGGCTGCAAATTTATTAAACGTACTTCTAACTGCCATTAGTATTTATACATTTCATACTGGTATTTTAGGTATTGCCATCAGTACGCTTATAGCCAAGATGCTTGCTTGCTTTGTTATAGTCTATTTGCTTCTTGATATAAGGCTAAAACTTCACATAAGAAAGAGCTTTATCTATAAATTTGACTACGAGATCATCAAGAAAATTTTAAATATCGGTGTACCTTATGGCTTTGAAAATTCGATGTTTTATGTGGGTCGCATCATCGTTTTGAGCCTTGTTTCACTTTTTGGCACGGCAAGTATCGCTGCAAATGCCGTGGGAGGGACGATCGTGATGTTTCAAGTGCTCCCTGGCATGGCGATAGGCACAGGACTTAGTGTAGTTATCTCAAGGTGCGTTGGCGCAAACGACTTTGCTCAGGCTAAATTTTACGTAAAAAAATCGATGATAAGCATCTATATTGTCCAGCTTTTTAGCACAGCAGTAATTCTGCTTTTACTTGAGCCACTGCTTCTTGTTTATAATCTCTCAAGCGAAGCCATAAATTTAACAAGGCAGATCGTCTGGTATCACGGTATCGCTATGTGTCTTATTTGGCCACTTGCCTACACATATCCGACCGTTTTTCGAGCAGCTGGGGACGCTAAATATCCGATGATTGTAAATTTAGTTTGTATGTTTGCTTGTAGAGTCATCTTGGCCTATATTTTTGCACTCACATTTGATCTTGGCATGATAGGTACTTGGTTTGCAATGTTTGCTGACTGGGCTGTAAAGGCGGTGCTTTTTACGATTAGATACCTAAAAGGCACATGGATGAAATTTAAAGCTATTTAA